A single region of the Streptomyces sp. ITFR-16 genome encodes:
- a CDS encoding MBL fold metallo-hydrolase — MTYSGAVRVGGPADVHELTDLMISKVAVGPMNNNAYLLRCRASGEQLLIDAASEPATLLRLIGDDSIVSVVTTHRHGDHWQALGEVVAATGARTYAGRYDAEGIPVPTDVLVEDGDTIRVGQVALTARHLTGHTPGSIALVYDDPHGAPHLFTGDCLFPGGVGNTHKDPEAFARLLHDVETRLFAPLPDETWVYPGHGHDTTLGAERPQLPQWRARGW, encoded by the coding sequence ATGACGTACAGCGGAGCGGTCAGGGTCGGCGGGCCTGCGGATGTGCACGAGTTGACGGATCTGATGATCTCCAAGGTCGCCGTCGGCCCGATGAACAACAACGCCTACCTGCTGCGCTGCCGGGCCTCCGGCGAGCAGCTGCTGATCGACGCGGCGAGCGAGCCCGCGACCCTGCTCCGACTGATCGGTGACGACTCGATCGTCTCGGTCGTCACCACCCACCGGCACGGCGACCACTGGCAGGCGCTGGGCGAGGTGGTCGCGGCCACCGGCGCCCGCACCTACGCCGGGCGGTACGACGCCGAGGGCATCCCGGTCCCGACCGATGTGCTCGTCGAGGACGGCGACACGATCCGGGTCGGACAGGTCGCCCTGACCGCCCGCCATCTGACCGGGCACACCCCGGGGTCGATCGCGCTCGTCTACGACGACCCGCACGGCGCCCCGCATCTGTTCACCGGGGACTGCCTCTTCCCCGGCGGGGTCGGCAACACGCACAAGGACCCCGAGGCGTTCGCCCGTCTGCTGCACGATGTGGAGACCAGGCTCTTCGCCCCGCTGCCGGACGAGACCTGGGTCTACCCGGGCCACGGGCACGACACCACGCTGGGCGCCGAGCGCCCGCAGCTGCCTCAGTGGCGCGCCCGCGGCTGGTGA
- a CDS encoding maleylpyruvate isomerase family mycothiol-dependent enzyme: MNDHVHDLAALREATDRLLSATGKLDDVALAEPSRLPGWTRGHVVAHLSRNADALVNVLRGRPMYADSETRDRDIERDAPRPRAEQLADLAASADRFQDAAAAPADWSRTVALRNGVTDSASRVPFRRRIEVELHHVDLDVGYELEDLPDEFTAREIDFLAERFAGHPDVVATVATDDTGRSWTTGGGAAGGPVTVRGTASGLLGWLSGRRDGSALTAEGGPLPALPPL, from the coding sequence ATGAATGATCACGTGCACGACCTCGCAGCACTGCGTGAAGCGACGGATCGACTGCTCAGCGCCACCGGGAAACTGGACGACGTCGCACTCGCCGAACCGTCACGGCTGCCGGGCTGGACCCGGGGTCATGTCGTCGCGCACCTCTCTCGTAACGCCGACGCGCTCGTAAATGTTCTCCGAGGCCGGCCGATGTACGCAGACAGCGAAACCCGCGACCGCGACATCGAGCGTGACGCGCCCCGGCCGCGGGCCGAGCAGCTCGCCGACCTGGCCGCGAGCGCGGACCGCTTCCAGGACGCGGCCGCCGCACCGGCGGACTGGTCACGCACGGTGGCGCTGCGCAACGGGGTGACGGACTCGGCCTCCCGGGTCCCCTTCCGCCGCCGCATCGAGGTCGAGCTGCACCACGTGGACCTGGACGTCGGCTACGAGCTGGAGGACCTGCCGGACGAGTTCACCGCGCGGGAGATCGACTTCCTCGCCGAGCGCTTCGCCGGGCACCCCGACGTGGTGGCGACGGTCGCGACCGACGACACCGGCCGGTCCTGGACGACCGGCGGCGGCGCGGCGGGCGGGCCCGTCACGGTGCGCGGCACGGCGTCCGGGCTGCTCGGCTGGCTCAGCGGACGGCGGGACGGCTCCGCGCTGACCGCCGAGGGCGGACCCCTTCCGGCGCTGCCCCCGCTATAG
- the uvrA gene encoding excinuclease ABC subunit UvrA codes for MADRLIVRGAREHNLKNVSLDLPRDSLIVFTGLSGSGKSSLAFDTIFAEGQRRYVESLSSYARQFLGQMDKPDVDFIEGLSPAVSIDQKSTSRNPRSTVGTITEVYDYLRLLFARIGKPHCPECHRPISRQSPQAIVDKVLGLPEGSRFQVLSPLVRERKGEFVDLFADLQTKGYSRARVDGATVQLSEPPVLKKQEKHTIEVVIDRLTVKDSAKRRLTDSVETALGLSGGMVVLDFVDLPEDDPERERMYSEHLYCPYDDLSFEELEPRSFSFNSPFGACPDCTGIGTRMEVDPELIVPDEDKSLDEGAIHPWSHGHTKEYFGRQINALAEALGFRTDIPWAGLPQRAKKALLHGHKIQTEVRYRNRYGRERAYTTPSFEGAVQFVKRRHSEAESDSSRERFEGYMREVPCPTCEGTRLKPIVLAVTVMEKSIAQVAAMSISECAEFLGRLKLNARDKKIAERVLKEVNERLKFLVDVGLDYLSLNRAAGTLSGGEAQRIRLATQIGSGLVGVLYVLDEPSIGLHQRDNHRLIETLVRLRDMGNTLIVVEHDEDTIKVADWVVDIGPGAGEHGGKVVHSGSLKELLANDKSITGQYLTGKKSIEMPEVRRPVDPSRLLTVHGARENNLRDIDVSFPLGVLTAVTGVSGSGKSTLVNDILYTHLARELNGAKSVPGRHTRVDGDDLVDKVVHVDQSPIGRTPRSNPATYTGVFDHVRRLFAETMEAKVRGYLPGRFSFNVKGGRCENCSGDGTIKIEMNFLPDVYVPCEVCHGARYNRETLEVHYKGKSIAEVLDMPIEEGLEFFEAVPTIARHLRTLNEVGLGYVRLGQSAPTLSGGEAQRVKLASELQKRSTGRTVYVLDEPTTGLHFEDISKLIKVLSGLVDKGNSVIVIEHNLDVIKTADWVIDMGPEGGNGGGLVIAEGTPEYVAGVPASHTGKFLQGILDADRVSEAAVPAARKPVTRKTAAKKTVAAKSAPARKTAAKATTAKAAMAKTAKTAAAKKPAAKKATRARKA; via the coding sequence GTGGCCGACCGTCTCATCGTCCGTGGCGCTCGCGAGCACAACCTCAAGAACGTCTCGCTCGACCTCCCCCGCGACTCCCTCATCGTCTTCACCGGACTCTCCGGGTCGGGCAAGTCGTCGCTCGCGTTCGACACGATCTTCGCCGAGGGCCAGCGGCGCTACGTGGAGTCCCTCTCCTCGTACGCCCGGCAGTTCCTCGGCCAGATGGACAAGCCGGACGTCGACTTCATCGAGGGCCTGTCGCCCGCCGTCTCCATCGACCAGAAGTCGACCTCGCGCAACCCGCGCTCGACGGTCGGCACCATCACGGAGGTCTACGACTACCTCCGGCTGCTCTTCGCCAGGATCGGCAAGCCGCACTGCCCCGAGTGCCACCGCCCGATCTCCCGCCAGTCGCCGCAGGCCATCGTGGACAAGGTCCTCGGCCTGCCCGAGGGCAGCCGCTTCCAGGTGCTCTCGCCGCTGGTGCGCGAGCGCAAGGGCGAGTTCGTCGACCTCTTCGCCGATCTGCAGACCAAGGGGTACAGCAGGGCCAGGGTCGACGGGGCGACGGTCCAGCTCTCCGAGCCGCCCGTGCTCAAGAAGCAGGAGAAGCACACCATCGAGGTGGTCATCGACCGGCTCACGGTGAAGGACAGCGCCAAGCGCCGGCTGACCGACTCGGTCGAGACCGCGCTCGGCCTCTCCGGCGGCATGGTCGTGCTCGACTTCGTCGACCTCCCCGAGGACGACCCCGAGCGCGAGCGGATGTACTCCGAGCACCTCTACTGCCCGTACGACGACCTCTCCTTCGAGGAGCTGGAGCCGCGCTCCTTCTCCTTCAACTCCCCCTTCGGCGCCTGCCCCGACTGCACCGGCATCGGCACGCGCATGGAGGTCGACCCGGAGCTGATCGTCCCCGACGAGGACAAGTCCCTCGACGAGGGCGCGATCCACCCCTGGTCGCACGGCCACACCAAGGAGTACTTCGGCCGCCAGATCAACGCGCTGGCCGAAGCCCTCGGCTTCCGTACGGACATCCCCTGGGCCGGGCTGCCGCAGCGCGCCAAGAAGGCCCTGCTGCACGGCCACAAGATCCAGACCGAGGTCCGCTACCGCAACAGGTACGGGCGCGAGCGCGCCTACACCACGCCCTCCTTCGAAGGCGCGGTCCAGTTCGTCAAGCGGCGGCACTCGGAGGCCGAGAGCGACTCCAGCAGGGAGCGCTTCGAGGGCTATATGCGCGAGGTGCCCTGCCCGACCTGTGAGGGCACCCGGCTCAAGCCGATCGTCCTCGCGGTCACGGTGATGGAGAAGTCCATCGCCCAGGTCGCCGCGATGTCGATCAGCGAGTGCGCCGAGTTCCTCGGCCGGCTGAAGCTGAACGCCCGTGACAAGAAGATCGCCGAGCGCGTCCTCAAGGAGGTCAACGAGCGGCTGAAGTTCCTGGTCGACGTGGGCCTGGACTACCTCTCGCTGAACCGCGCGGCGGGCACCCTGTCCGGCGGTGAGGCCCAGCGCATCCGGCTCGCCACCCAGATCGGCTCCGGCCTGGTCGGCGTGCTGTACGTGCTGGACGAGCCGTCCATCGGCCTGCACCAGCGCGACAACCACCGGCTGATCGAGACCCTGGTCCGCCTCCGCGACATGGGCAACACGCTCATCGTCGTCGAGCACGACGAGGACACCATCAAGGTCGCGGACTGGGTCGTGGACATCGGCCCCGGCGCCGGCGAGCACGGCGGCAAGGTGGTCCACTCCGGATCGCTCAAGGAGCTGCTGGCCAACGACAAGTCGATCACCGGCCAGTATCTGACCGGCAAGAAGTCGATCGAGATGCCCGAGGTCCGGCGCCCAGTCGACCCCTCGCGGCTGCTCACGGTCCACGGCGCCCGGGAGAACAACCTCCGGGACATCGACGTCTCCTTCCCGCTCGGCGTGCTGACCGCCGTCACCGGGGTCTCCGGCTCCGGCAAGTCGACGCTGGTCAACGACATCCTCTACACCCACCTGGCCCGCGAGCTGAACGGCGCCAAGTCGGTGCCCGGCCGGCACACCCGGGTCGACGGGGACGACCTCGTCGACAAGGTGGTGCACGTCGACCAGTCGCCCATCGGCCGTACGCCCCGGTCCAACCCGGCGACGTACACGGGTGTCTTCGACCACGTCCGCAGGCTGTTCGCGGAGACGATGGAGGCCAAGGTCCGCGGCTATCTGCCGGGCCGGTTCTCCTTCAACGTCAAGGGCGGCCGCTGCGAGAACTGCTCCGGCGACGGCACGATCAAGATCGAGATGAACTTCCTGCCGGACGTGTACGTCCCGTGCGAGGTCTGCCACGGAGCGCGCTACAACCGGGAGACCCTGGAGGTCCACTACAAGGGCAAGTCCATCGCCGAGGTGCTGGACATGCCGATCGAGGAGGGCCTGGAGTTCTTCGAGGCCGTCCCGACCATCGCCCGCCATCTGCGCACGCTCAACGAGGTCGGCCTCGGCTATGTGCGGCTCGGCCAGTCCGCGCCGACGCTCTCCGGCGGCGAGGCCCAGCGCGTGAAGCTGGCGAGCGAGCTCCAGAAGCGCTCCACCGGCCGCACGGTCTACGTCCTGGACGAGCCGACCACCGGTCTGCACTTCGAGGACATCTCCAAGCTGATCAAGGTGCTCTCCGGGCTTGTCGACAAGGGCAACTCGGTGATCGTCATCGAGCACAACCTCGATGTCATCAAGACCGCCGACTGGGTCATCGACATGGGTCCCGAAGGGGGCAACGGCGGCGGTCTGGTCATCGCCGAGGGCACCCCGGAGTACGTGGCCGGTGTTCCCGCCAGCCACACCGGGAAGTTCCTCCAGGGCATTCTGGACGCGGACCGGGTGAGCGAGGCCGCGGTGCCGGCGGCGCGCAAGCCGGTCACCCGCAAGACGGCCGCGAAGAAGACCGTCGCCGCGAAGTCCGCCCCCGCGAGGAAGACGGCGGCGAAGGCCACCACGGCGAAGGCGGCCATGGCGAAGACCGCCAAGACCGCCGCGGCGAAGAAGCCCGCGGCCAAGAAGGCGACCCGCGCCCGCAAGGCCTGA
- a CDS encoding Rieske (2Fe-2S) protein produces MSGQPAARRTVLKGAALAGVAGLGAAACSTDSKLGHAETPTPTAPVELGTPDEIPVGQSKLYREQRVVVSCPAKGEFKAFSAQCTHAGCLLDRVEKNEGHCPCHGSLFDTTTGKAVHGPATVPLPSVPVRVEGGKLIAGPEA; encoded by the coding sequence ATGTCCGGCCAGCCCGCCGCCCGCCGCACCGTGCTGAAGGGTGCCGCCCTCGCGGGCGTCGCCGGGCTGGGTGCGGCCGCCTGCTCGACCGACTCGAAGCTCGGGCACGCCGAGACGCCGACCCCCACCGCACCCGTCGAGCTCGGCACACCCGACGAGATCCCCGTCGGCCAGTCCAAGCTCTACCGCGAGCAGCGCGTCGTCGTCAGCTGCCCGGCCAAGGGCGAGTTCAAGGCGTTCAGCGCCCAGTGCACCCACGCGGGCTGCCTGCTGGACCGGGTCGAGAAGAACGAGGGGCACTGCCCCTGCCACGGCAGCCTCTTCGACACGACGACCGGCAAGGCCGTGCACGGCCCGGCGACCGTGCCGCTGCCCTCCGTCCCGGTCAGGGTCGAGGGCGGAAAGCTGATCGCGGGCCCCGAGGCCTGA
- a CDS encoding IS110 family transposase: MSERKTQVWAGIDAGKGHHWAAVVDETGATLWSKKVDNDESAILTALGEILGLADEVRWAVDISGTSSALLLALLAAQGQRAVYVPGRTVNRMSGAYRGEAKTDARDAYVIAETARHRRDFATIDVPAQIAADLALLTAHRSDLVADRVRMINRLRDVLTGVFPALERAFDYSAHKGALVLLTGYQTPAAIRRRGRARLTAWLANRSVRGADAVAATALEAAQAQQTALPGEDAAAQIVADLAAQILALDDRLKNIDRQIRDTFRSHPQAGIIESMPGMGPILGAEFVVAAGDLAAYADAGHLASAAGLVPVPRDSGRRTGNLHRPKRYSRRLRRVFYLSAQTSIIREGPNRDFYLKKRGEGCKHVQAVIALARRRASVLWALLRDGRVFTSAPPVTQAA, translated from the coding sequence GTGAGCGAGCGGAAGACCCAGGTCTGGGCCGGTATCGATGCCGGCAAGGGCCACCACTGGGCGGCCGTGGTCGACGAGACCGGCGCGACGCTGTGGTCGAAGAAGGTCGACAACGACGAGTCGGCGATCCTGACCGCGCTCGGTGAGATCCTCGGCCTGGCGGATGAGGTCCGCTGGGCGGTGGATATCTCCGGCACGTCCTCCGCGCTGCTGCTGGCCCTGCTCGCGGCGCAGGGCCAGCGGGCCGTCTACGTGCCCGGCCGCACCGTCAACCGCATGTCCGGCGCCTACCGGGGCGAGGCGAAGACGGACGCCCGCGATGCCTACGTCATCGCCGAGACCGCCCGTCATCGCCGGGATTTCGCCACGATCGACGTGCCCGCCCAGATTGCCGCCGACCTCGCGCTGCTGACTGCCCACCGCTCGGACCTGGTTGCCGACCGGGTACGGATGATCAACCGCCTGCGCGACGTGCTGACCGGCGTCTTCCCCGCGCTGGAGCGGGCCTTCGACTACTCGGCCCACAAGGGTGCCCTGGTGCTGCTGACCGGATATCAGACCCCGGCCGCGATCCGTCGACGTGGGCGGGCACGGCTGACGGCCTGGCTCGCCAACCGCAGTGTTCGTGGAGCCGACGCGGTCGCGGCCACCGCTCTGGAGGCGGCCCAGGCCCAGCAGACCGCGCTGCCCGGGGAGGACGCCGCAGCCCAGATCGTGGCCGATCTCGCCGCTCAGATCCTGGCCCTGGACGACCGGCTCAAGAACATCGACCGGCAGATCCGCGACACCTTCCGCAGCCATCCGCAAGCCGGGATCATCGAGTCGATGCCCGGCATGGGCCCGATACTCGGGGCCGAGTTCGTCGTCGCCGCCGGTGACCTCGCAGCCTATGCCGACGCCGGCCATCTGGCCTCGGCGGCGGGGCTGGTGCCCGTGCCCCGCGACTCCGGACGCCGCACTGGCAACCTTCACCGGCCCAAGCGCTACAGCCGACGCCTGCGACGGGTGTTCTACCTCTCCGCGCAGACCAGCATCATCCGTGAGGGACCGAACCGGGACTTCTACCTCAAGAAGCGCGGCGAGGGCTGCAAGCACGTCCAGGCCGTCATCGCTCTCGCCCGCCGACGAGCGAGCGTGCTGTGGGCCCTGCTGCGTGACGGGCGAGTCTTCACCTCCGCCCCGCCGGTCACGCAGGCGGCTTGA
- a CDS encoding papain-like cysteine protease family protein translates to MRNRRIRPGRLSVTAVLAVLLLAAPTATATAAGHDRTASAATGTLAATQRLNITMQAQQKSNWCWAASGNTIAAWFGRNYTQNQFCNAAFGRAQGYDCPNSQASLGNVQDGLYWAGINPGSYVTGWLRYPAVQAEIAAGRPVETRIQWSSGGGHMHVLYGYDDANSWVYWGDPWPSSNRYNWASHAWYVNNSEFSWTHSLYRIGA, encoded by the coding sequence ATGCGCAACCGAAGAATCCGGCCGGGACGGCTGTCGGTGACAGCCGTTCTCGCCGTCCTCCTTCTCGCCGCACCCACGGCGACCGCCACCGCCGCCGGCCACGACCGCACCGCCTCCGCCGCGACGGGCACCCTGGCCGCCACCCAGCGGCTGAACATCACCATGCAGGCCCAGCAGAAGAGCAACTGGTGCTGGGCGGCCTCCGGCAACACCATCGCCGCCTGGTTCGGCCGGAACTACACCCAGAACCAGTTCTGCAACGCCGCCTTCGGCCGTGCGCAGGGCTACGACTGCCCCAACTCGCAGGCCTCGCTCGGCAATGTCCAGGACGGTCTGTACTGGGCCGGCATCAACCCCGGCTCGTACGTCACCGGCTGGCTGCGCTATCCCGCCGTGCAGGCCGAGATAGCCGCCGGACGGCCGGTGGAGACCCGCATCCAGTGGTCCTCGGGCGGCGGCCACATGCACGTCCTGTACGGCTACGACGACGCCAACAGCTGGGTCTACTGGGGCGATCCCTGGCCCTCCAGCAACCGCTACAACTGGGCCTCGCACGCCTGGTACGTGAACAACAGCGAGTTCTCCTGGACCCACTCGCTCTACCGGATCGGGGCGTGA
- the uvrC gene encoding excinuclease ABC subunit UvrC → MADPSSYRPKPGQIPDSPGVYKFRDEHRRVIYVGKAKSLRQRLANYFQDLSGLHPRTRTMVTTAASVEWTVVSTEVEALQLEYSWIKEFDPRFNVKYRDDKSYPYLAVTLNEEFPRVQVMRGAKKKGVRYFGPYGHAWAIRETVDLMLRVFPVRTCSAGVFKNAARTGRPCLLGYIGKCSAPCVGRVTPEEHRELADDFCDFMAGRTGTYIRRLEKDMTAAAEEMEYERAARLRDDVEALKRAMEKSAVVLADATDADLIAVAEDELEAAVQIFHVRGGRVRGQRGWVTDKVENVDTSGLVEHALQQLYGEESGDSVPKEVLVPALPEDPDAVSQWLADRRGSQVSLRIPQRGDKKDLMATVQRNAQQALGLHKTKRASDLTTRSRALEEIAEALGLDTAPLRIECFDISHLQGDDVVASMVVFEDGLARKGEYRRFQIKGFEGQDDVRSMHEVIGRRFRRYLQEKERTGEWEETPAPDGAAAGGPAPTGPAPSGPVPAAADPAGPREDDGRPKRFAYPPQLLVVDGGQPQVAAAKRALDELGIDDIAVCGLAKRLEEVWLPDDDDPVVLPRSSEGLYLLQRIRDEAHRFAIAYQRAKRAKRIRSSPLDAVAGLGETRKQALIKHFGSVKKLRQATIDEICEVPGIGRRTAESVAVALAAAAPATPAVNTATGEIIEEDDGGSTT, encoded by the coding sequence ATGGCAGACCCCTCCAGCTACCGCCCCAAGCCGGGACAGATCCCCGACTCCCCGGGGGTCTACAAATTCCGCGACGAGCACCGCCGGGTGATCTACGTCGGGAAGGCGAAGAGCCTGCGCCAGCGCCTGGCCAACTACTTCCAGGACCTCTCCGGCCTCCACCCGCGCACGCGCACGATGGTGACCACCGCCGCGTCCGTGGAGTGGACCGTGGTGTCCACGGAGGTCGAGGCGCTCCAGCTCGAGTACTCCTGGATCAAGGAGTTCGACCCCCGGTTCAACGTCAAGTACCGCGACGACAAGAGCTATCCGTATCTCGCGGTCACGCTCAACGAGGAGTTCCCGCGCGTCCAGGTGATGCGCGGCGCCAAGAAGAAGGGCGTGCGCTACTTCGGTCCGTACGGGCACGCCTGGGCGATCCGCGAGACGGTCGACCTGATGCTCCGCGTCTTCCCCGTCCGCACCTGCTCCGCCGGGGTCTTCAAGAACGCCGCCAGGACCGGCCGCCCCTGCCTCCTCGGCTACATCGGCAAGTGCTCGGCCCCCTGCGTCGGCCGCGTCACCCCCGAGGAGCACCGCGAACTGGCGGACGACTTCTGCGACTTCATGGCCGGCCGCACCGGCACGTACATCCGCCGCCTGGAGAAGGACATGACGGCGGCGGCCGAGGAGATGGAGTACGAGCGGGCGGCGCGCCTGCGCGACGACGTCGAGGCGCTCAAGCGCGCCATGGAGAAGAGCGCCGTCGTGCTCGCCGACGCCACCGACGCCGACCTCATCGCGGTCGCCGAGGACGAGCTGGAGGCGGCCGTCCAGATCTTCCACGTCCGCGGCGGCCGGGTGCGCGGCCAGCGCGGCTGGGTCACCGACAAGGTGGAGAACGTCGACACCTCCGGCCTCGTCGAGCACGCCCTCCAGCAGCTGTACGGGGAGGAGAGCGGCGATTCCGTGCCCAAGGAGGTCCTGGTCCCGGCCCTGCCCGAGGACCCCGACGCGGTCTCCCAGTGGCTGGCGGACCGCCGGGGCTCCCAGGTCAGCCTGCGCATCCCGCAGCGCGGCGACAAGAAGGACCTGATGGCCACGGTCCAGCGCAACGCCCAGCAGGCCCTGGGGCTGCACAAGACCAAGCGCGCCTCCGACCTCACCACCCGCTCCCGGGCGCTGGAGGAGATTGCCGAGGCGCTCGGCCTCGACACGGCCCCCCTGCGCATCGAGTGCTTCGACATCTCGCACCTCCAGGGCGACGACGTCGTGGCGTCCATGGTGGTCTTCGAGGACGGGCTGGCCCGCAAGGGGGAGTACCGCCGCTTCCAGATCAAGGGCTTCGAGGGCCAGGACGACGTCCGCTCGATGCACGAGGTGATCGGCCGGCGCTTCCGCCGCTACCTCCAGGAGAAGGAGCGGACGGGGGAGTGGGAGGAGACCCCCGCACCCGATGGAGCGGCAGCCGGCGGGCCCGCGCCCACGGGCCCCGCTCCCAGCGGCCCCGTGCCGGCCGCCGCCGACCCCGCCGGGCCCCGCGAGGACGACGGCCGGCCCAAGCGGTTCGCCTACCCGCCCCAGCTCCTCGTGGTCGACGGCGGGCAGCCCCAGGTCGCCGCCGCCAAGCGGGCCCTGGACGAGCTGGGGATCGACGACATCGCCGTCTGCGGCCTCGCCAAGCGCCTCGAAGAGGTCTGGCTGCCCGACGACGACGACCCGGTGGTCCTGCCCCGCTCCAGCGAGGGCCTCTACCTCCTCCAGCGCATCCGCGACGAGGCCCACCGCTTCGCTATCGCCTACCAGCGCGCCAAACGGGCCAAGCGCATCCGCTCCAGCCCCCTGGACGCCGTCGCCGGACTCGGAGAGACCCGGAAACAGGCCCTGATCAAGCATTTCGGCTCCGTCAAGAAGCTGAGGCAGGCGACAATCGACGAGATCTGCGAGGTTCCGGGGATAGGCCGCCGGACGGCGGAATCGGTGGCCGTCGCCCTCGCCGCGGCCGCCCCGGCCACGCCCGCCGTGAACACGGCCACAGGAGAGATCATTGAAGAGGACGACGGGGGCAGCACGACATGA
- the rapZ gene encoding RNase adapter RapZ — protein sequence MTERDNEHGHDEHGHDRTDRADGAAHVSTGTSIETGDSAVAIPELVIISGMSGAGRSTAAKCLEDLGWFVVDNLPPALIPTMVELGARSQGNVARIAVVVDVRGRRFFDNLRESLADLEAKGVTRRIVFLESSDDALVRRFESVRRPHPLQGDGRIVDGIAAERDLLRELRGDADLVIDTSSLNVHELRAKMDAQFAGDEEPELRATVMSFGFKYGLPVDADLVVDCRFLPNPHWVPELRPFTGLNEEVSAYVFDQPGAKEFLNQYTELLQLVAAGYRREGKRYVTIAVGCTGGKHRSVAMSEKLAARLATEGIETVLVHRDMGRE from the coding sequence ATGACCGAGCGCGACAATGAACACGGGCACGACGAACACGGGCACGACCGCACAGACCGAGCAGACGGAGCAGCACACGTGAGTACGGGCACCTCGATCGAGACGGGCGACAGCGCGGTGGCCATCCCCGAGCTGGTGATCATCTCCGGCATGTCGGGCGCCGGGCGCAGCACCGCGGCCAAGTGTCTGGAGGACCTCGGCTGGTTCGTCGTCGACAACCTGCCGCCCGCGCTGATCCCCACCATGGTGGAGCTCGGCGCCCGCTCGCAGGGCAACGTGGCGCGGATCGCCGTCGTCGTCGACGTGCGCGGGCGCCGTTTCTTCGACAACCTCCGCGAGTCCCTCGCGGACCTGGAGGCCAAGGGCGTCACCCGGCGCATCGTCTTCCTGGAGTCCTCCGACGACGCGCTGGTGCGCCGCTTCGAGTCGGTCCGGCGCCCGCACCCCCTCCAGGGCGACGGCCGCATCGTCGACGGCATCGCCGCCGAGCGCGACCTGCTGCGCGAGCTGCGCGGCGACGCCGACCTGGTGATCGACACCTCCAGCCTCAACGTGCACGAGCTGCGCGCCAAGATGGACGCCCAGTTCGCGGGCGACGAGGAGCCCGAGCTCCGCGCCACGGTGATGTCCTTCGGCTTCAAGTACGGGCTGCCCGTCGATGCCGACCTGGTGGTGGACTGCCGCTTCCTGCCCAACCCGCACTGGGTCCCGGAGCTGCGCCCCTTCACCGGCCTCAACGAGGAGGTGTCCGCGTACGTCTTCGACCAGCCGGGCGCCAAGGAGTTCCTCAACCAGTACACCGAGCTGCTCCAGCTGGTCGCCGCGGGCTACCGCCGCGAGGGCAAGCGCTATGTGACCATCGCCGTCGGCTGTACGGGCGGCAAGCACCGCTCCGTGGCCATGTCGGAGAAGCTGGCGGCCCGGCTCGCCACCGAGGGGATCGAGACCGTGCTCGTCCACCGGGACATGGGGCGCGAGTGA